A section of the Myxocyprinus asiaticus isolate MX2 ecotype Aquarium Trade chromosome 22, UBuf_Myxa_2, whole genome shotgun sequence genome encodes:
- the vgll1 gene encoding transcription cofactor vestigial-like protein 1, with protein sequence MEEDLESPVARKTEEQSGSVLLTYFQGDIGSMVDEHFSRALSNTTKQKGERSKSQRICKSAQKSRLGTNQWETQSHTGIPSMFPPEWLQLKTNNEPQLNTHMPLNHPANSGILWSGGSRQGMSLALPTMVYPSVGSTDGLVVAEYQYTHSLLNLLNNDRPDLGTVVVAPSKQDHISGWTKDPGFRD encoded by the exons ATGGAGGAGGATCTAGAGAGCCCTGTGGCTAGGAAGACTGAGGAGCAGTCAGGTAGTGTACTTCTCACCTACTTCCAAGGAGACATCGGCAGCATGGTGGATGAACATTTCTCCCGTGCTCTGAGTAACACAACTAAACAAAAAGGAGAACGCTCCAAAAGCCAAAGGATCTGCAAATCGGCTCAAAAAA gcAGACTTGGGACAAATCAATGGgaaacacagtcacacacagggATTCCGTCCATGTTTCCTCCAGAATGGCTCCagttaaaaacaaataatgaaccTCAACTGAACACTCACATGCCACTGAATCACCCTGCAAACAGTGGAATTCTCTGGTCAGGGGGTTCTAGGCAGGGTATGAGTCTTGCTCTGCCCACCATGGTATACCCCTCGGTTGGATCCACTGATGGTTTGGTGGTGGCAGAATACCAATATACTCATTCTCTGTTAAACCTGCTCAACAATGATCGCCCCGATCTGGGCACAGTAGTGGTGGCCCCCTCCAAACAAGACCACATTT